From the Candida dubliniensis CD36 chromosome 2, complete sequence genome, the window gatagtATTTATATAAGTTACCCGGCTTTTGATATATGAATTTGGTAGCAGTAgttttaaaacaatataaacTTACCGTCAAATTTGTGTTTAAAAGTttctaataaaaaaaaaaaaaaaaaaaaaataacaaagtttaaaagaaaaaactcATTGTTTGGTGGTGAATAAACGACTACCAGTGTCAACATCAAGAAAGTTCTTTTGGCGATTAGTTGAGGTGCTCAATAATTGTTAAAGGGAGTTAGAAATTGCATACACAGTTAGCTTTTGAATATCAAATAAGTAGTCAGTAATGAGTTTGGGTTATACCTTGTAAATTGATCACCAAATACATCCTCTGATTTATTACAAAGAGTTGGATAGAATGAATAAGATTAGAATGTTTTGTCGTTGCACTTGATTTAGTACTAGCCTATATTTGATGGGAGAAACATAGAATAGTTTGACCTTTTAGAACAAATAACAAAAGgcaaatcaattaataaaacagatttattgttgttgttgttgataatttggGTTTTCCATTAATCTATTCTGTTGTTTGTACCATCCGCGTGtggttttgaaattgaattaaaaaaaaaaaaagaaaataaaaataaataaatttacgtgaagaagaagaagaagaaagaagtcTCCCACTGAAAGTGAAAGAGAGAGGGtagaataataaacaacaaccaacGACAAAATGCgcaaaggaaaaaaaaaaaaatttctctttcaattcaatataaatatcGATTAGTTTTTCCCAGTCTTTcattctctctctctctctctctattctattctattctcATCACCCACCCCCTTCTTAAacagaaagaaagaaaagaaaaaaaaaaagtatcaacaacaacagtcagacattaaatattttataatCTTCCAATTATACACTACTACTTCTAGTTCCATACATCCCCACCCCCCCTACTCCTTGACATTATATACACGactttgtcttttttttttttttggttttatttttttacaGCCACAAACATCCAAACATCCAAACATCCATACTTACATAATTACATAATTACATAAAATGTCAAGATTAGATCGATTAGTAGTATTATTGGAGACAGGATCTACACCATTCATTAGAAACACTGCAGCTGATCAATTATCTGATCTAGCCAAAGCTCATCCAGAAGatacaatcaatttattaggAAGAGTTTATCCATATTTGAAATCGAAAAAATGGGAAACAAGAATTGCTGCTGCTAGAGCATTTGGTGGTATTGTTAATAATGCTCCATTATGGGATCCAAATTCAGAAAAGCAAataaaattggaaaaagatACCGAACAAGTATTTGTTAAAGAGGAACTACAAACAGATCCAATAgttaaaaaagaatttcctcaagatgaaattattataaaaaagGAACAAGATGAAGAACTACAGAAACTTACTAAAAATTTATCTAATCTAATTAACTTTGACTCCTTCAGtttacaagaattgattaaatgTGGCACTAAACTTTTAGCATCAAAACTGGATGATACCGATTCAGATGATTATGCCAATGACGTAACACTACTTGGTAGAATTAAAAGACATAGATCAAGCATAATAccgaaagaaaaaacaaacccAGAATTATCCAAAGAAAACTCCCCTGATCCACATGTGAAAGAGGAGCCCATAGTAAAACAAGAACATACTGGgcatcaacaacaagacaTTCAAACATCAGCAAGTGCTTCTccacctccaccaccaAGTGGTTCAAATAAACCAGTATCAAGTGCTAGATTAAAGGCTATGCAAAGGAGGAGAGCTAAAGCAAGTGCCAAAAACGGTGCCAATAAAATCCGTTCAGTCGATATATCTCAAAGTTCTTTATCCAGACAAATGATGGAAAATGGGGAAGGAATGGACATAGATTCCAAAGATTCAACTCCACAATTTGACGTCACATCCCAACAAGGTGGTAATAAATTAGTCGTTGAAACTAAAACTTCAGAATTGTCACCTCTATTGTCGCAACAGAATAAGGTAGCAGGATTAATTTGGCAATTTCAAGGTGTTTATGAATTACTTCTAGctgatttatttgatgaCCAATGGGAAATAAGGCATGGCGCAGCCTTGGGATTGAGAGAGTTGGTGAAAAAACACGGCAAAGGTGCTGGTAGAGTGATGAACAAAActcaacaagaaaatgataCAAACAATGCTGCTACTTTGGAAGATTTAGCTGTAAGAATATGTGTGATATTTGTGCTTGATAGATTTGGTGATTATGTATCAGACACTGTTGTAGCCCCTGTTCGTGAGTCGGTGGCTCAAACATTAGCTGCGTTATTGATACATTTGAACGAAGACACTGTTGTCAAAATTTTCCATTGCTTAAATTCAATGGTTTTACAAAAGGATATGGTTCCAAAATGCTGGGAAGCTAAACATGGTGGGATACTAGGCGTACGATATCTTGTTAGTGTTAGGACTGACATATTGCTAGCTAATCCTGCAATGTTTGACGATGTGGTGACCATGGTGCTAAGTGGTTTAAAAGAAAGTGACGATGATGTCCAATCAGTAGCCGCTTTGACCCTTACGCCAATTGCTTCGCAATTTGTAACtacaagaaaaaatgtTATTGGGACATTATTGACGGTTATATGGGATTGTCTTGTCAATTTACGTGACGATTTGTCTGCATCGATAGGTTCTGTTATGGATTTGTTGGCAAAACTATGCAGCCACAAAGAAGTCATTGAAATAATGCAACAGGATGCTAGTGAAAATAAAGACAACTCATTTGAAAACCTTGTGCCCAGATTGTTTCCATTTTTGAGACACTCTATTACAAATGTCCGGAAAGCTGTTTTGAGAACaattttggaatttttGTCTATTGAAGATAGCTCTACCAAAGCTTGGATCAATGCTAAGGCTTTGAGATTAGTATATCAAAATCTATTGGTGGAACAAAACATTGAtgttttgaatttatcAGCACAAGTATATGAGAAATTATTACTTGAAATGACCAATAACAACATTAATATTGATGTAATTTTTACAAAGCAATCAAAGTCTTTATTGACTTTGACAATGACACCTATTGGTATTTCAAGACATACTTATTCAATGAATACTACTTTAATAATGAGACCATCAGGAGAAATGTTGGGACCATTGCAAGATGATGATTGTCGTGGCAAGAAACGTAAACCTGATGAAAATACTACAGATATTCCTGTAGAAGATTTAAAAGTTAATATTGATTCCCCAATTTATAAAGGTGATGTAATGTTAGTTGGTTACGACAAGTTAATTGGCATGAGATGTGCTGCCTCAGCTGCATTTGGTAAAACCTTATCATACATGCAATCAGAAGAgacattattaaaaatttttgaagcGATTTTAGgatatttgaaatcatCCCATGCCACATCAGTTTTATTAAGTGCatttattgttgaagaGTATGCTACAGCTTTGAAACAAAGAGGTTTAAAACCAAATGAGAAAATTGTTGCTTTGTTGAGTGAGACATTTAACCAGGTTTTACTGGAACCGGAAAGTTTGCCACATTTCCGAGAATTGGTTCCTACATTGAAATCAGTTAGGACATCTTGCTTGCAATTATTCGATGTGTTTGTTACTGCGGGAAAAATTTCTCCATCAAGAATCCCACAAATCCCAGTTGTTGTTCAAGGTGAAGCAGAGGCTGGACCAGGTGCATTTGGACTTGATACTGCTGAGAAAATTTGTAATGAGAATTTTGTTAAACTTAAAAAACATTTGTCTGCATCCCATAGATTATCTGCCAATCAAGCTCTTGAAGATGCCAAACATAGAATCCTGGTTGCAATGGAAGAGTCACAATTAGCTTTCACATCGAGAGCAAACAGTATATTTGCTGGATTTGCTGCTGCAAGTTTAGCCTTGGCAGGTGTACCAAAAAAGTTAAATCCAATTATAAAGTCATTAATGGAAAGTGTAAAGCTGGAAGAAACATTGGTTCTTCAGAAACGGTCGGTGTTTTCCGTTGCCAGATTAGTACAACAACTTGTTGATGTTGGTAAAAAAGGTGCTTCAGATAAAATTGTCAAGAATTTATGTGCATTTTTATGTGTTGATACTTCAGAAGTGCCTGAATTTCATCATAATGTTGGTTTTAAAGACaatattttatcattaagaaaagaagaagcacAAATTGATCCTACAGATGTGGCTGCACATGAACGAGCAGTACGTGAAGCCAAAGTCAAACGTAATGGTGCTTTGATGACTTTAGATCAATTGTTGCACATTTATGGatctaaattatttgatcaaGTTGcgaaattgaaagaaatgatGATTGAGCCATTGCGATACTTGTCCCAAACAGAAGAAGTATCTCAAGATGAATTGAAAGGTCAAAGTGTCATAGATGCCTTGGGTATACTTCGTGCGTTATTTCCAAAAATGGATAAGGCATTGTATCCTGAAATCACTGATAACTTGGATTTGTTTTTACCTGGTTTGCAATCAGAATATTCAGTGTTTAGGTATTCTACTGCTAAATGTTTAGCTACTATTTGTTCTGTGATTCCTGCCAAGGCATTTATCTTTATAGTAAATTCAGTTTTACcaatgttgaaaaatgcTGGGGATGTGAAACAAAGACAAGGAGCAATTGAAACTGTTTATCACATTTCTGCCGCTATGGGTGCCGGCATCTTGCCCTATGTGatgtttttgattgttCCAGTAATGGGGAGAATGAGTGATTCTGATCATGATGTGCGTGTTTTGGCTGCCACCACTTTTGCttcaattatcaaattggtTCCATTAGAAGCTGGGATCCCTGATCCTGAAGATATGCCACAAGAATTACTTGAAGGTAGAGATAGAGAAAGAGATTTTATTCAACAGATGATGGATCCTACTAAGATTAAACCGTTTGATTTGCCAGTTACTATTAAAGCTACTTTACGTAAATATCAACAAGAAGGGGTTAATTGGTTGGCATTCTTAAACAAGTATCATTTACATGGTATATTGTGTGACGATATGGGATTAGGTAAAACTTTACAAACTATTTGTATTGTGTCTTCAGACCACCATATTAGAGAAGAGAAATTCAAAGAAACTAAATCAGCAGAATATCGAAAATTGCCTTCGTTGGTGATTTGTCCTCCTTCTTTGATAGGTCATTGGGAGCaagaaatcaatcaatatgCTTCATTTATGAAAGTGCTTGTATATGCTGGGAATCCAAGTATTAGAATTCCCTTGCGAAGCCAAATAcctgatgttgatgttgttgttacttCATATGATGTTTGCAGAAATGATGTTGATTCTTTAACAAAGCATGATTACAATTATTGTGTATTAGATGAAGGGCATATTATCAAGAATGCCAGTTCCAAATTATCGAAATCAGTTAAACGAGTGAAAGCTGAACATAGACTAATTTTATCTGGTACCCCAATTCAAAACAATGTTTTAGAATTGTGgtcattatttgatttcttaATGCCGGGGTTTTTAGGTACTGAGAAAGTTTTCCACGAAAAATTTGCTAAACCAATTGCTGCTAGTAGAAATAGTAAAACTTCTTCTAAAGAGCAAGAAGCAGGAGCTTTGGCAATGGAATCATTACATAAACAAGTATTACCATTTATGTTACGTCGTCTTAAAGAGGATGTTTTGTCGGATTTGCCACCAAAGATCAttcaagattattattgtgAATTGAGTGATttacaaaagaaattatacAAAGATTTTGCTAAAACTCAAAAGGAAAGTATTAAAACTGAAGTTCAAGGTTCTGAAAAGGAAGGTAAAACTCATGTTTTCCAAGCTTTACAATACATGAGAAAATTATGTAATCATCCTGCATTGGTGATGTCAGAACAACATCCTAAGTTTGCTGagattaataaatttttaattgccAGAAACTCGGATTTAAGAAATATAGAACATTCACCAAAATTACTTTCtttgaagaatttattattagaatgTGGTATTGGATCTCAAGATTCAGAATATAACAACAgtctgaagaagaaaagtctccaacatcaacaacaacaacaacttatTTCTGCTGACGGAGTGATTTCAGAACATAGAGCTTTAATTTTCTGTCAATTAAAAGATATGTTGGATATAGTTGAGAATGAATTGTTACGGAAATATTTACCATCGGTTACATTTATGAGATTGGATGGTAGTACTGATCCAAGAGATCGACAATCAATTGTTAGGAAATTCAATGAAGATCCTTCAATTGAtgtattattgttgacGACAAAAGTTGGTGGATTAGGTCTTAATTTGACTGGAGCTGATACTGTTATATTTGTTGAACATGATTGGAATCCAATGAATGATTTACAAGCCATGGATCGTGCTCATAGATTGGGTCAAAAGAAGGTGGTTAATGTTTATCGATTAATTACTAAAGATACTTTAGAAGAGAAAATCATGGGAttacaaaaattcaaaatgaaTATTGCTTCTACAATTGTCAACCAACAAAATGCCGGTTTACAATCAATGGatacaaatcaattattggacttgtttgatgttgatgatactggtaatggtaatggtaatggtggTAAAATTGAAGAACCAATTAAAGAGGAAACCGATAccaatggtggtggtggtccTGCTAATGGAGATATTCCAGACGATATTACTGGTGGTCTTACTGGTAAAGCTGCTGGAGCTGTTGGTGAATTGGCTGATTTATGGGATGAATCACAATATGAAGAAGAGTATaatcttgataatttcattaaaacTCTTAAATAGAGTAGCATCAAAAGTATATTATAACTTTTGAggtaattttatttttgtaaatagtATTAATGAGAATAGAATATGAGTGGATGagtataataattgaaagttTAAGATTTGTTGTAAGATTGAAGtaattttgattataaagTTCTTCTGGTGTGTTTCAATTGCGTGATATGGAAAAACTAAATAGAATTGAAACGTCTCATCTATACTAATTGACTGAtgcattattttttttttaacacTTTATGCATACCATACataacatttttttttttttacacgCACAtctcaaatttttcattaacgggaaaaaaaaaaaaaaaaaaaaaaattcccaCCTATTCTATACCTACTAATTACTGATTACTGATATTCCTTTCcttatttctttgattaccattttctaatttatatatatatatatatatatatttctgcaaaagaagaatattGACTATTTCCCTTCCAGATTTGaggttgtttttttttgttttttttttatagaTTTACTAGTCAATTCCCCCTCCCCTCCCCTCCCCACTTAATACCATCCAAGACCAGAGAGAAAAATAATGACAGAAGAGGAAAAGAAACGTTTACAAGTATTAGAAAGAGATGCAGAAACTGCTTATCCATTTTTAGCTTCAGATGAAAAATCATCGACTTTTAAAACTGCTGAAGATCTTGAAAGTGGAATCAATCCACCAGTTTCTGTTGCCATTAAAGATAAATCACCAAAACTAAATATTGTTAgcaatggtggtggtggtgatggtggtgatttTACGGAGaaacaaaaaccaaaacctAAACCGTGGGTTCATTTTGTTGCTGGAGGTATTGGTGGTACTGTTGGTGCCGTAGTGACATGTCCATTAGACGTTGTTAAGACAAGATTACAATCAGATGTTTATCATTCAATGTATAACAAAATACCTAAATCGGGGaatccaataattcaaGTATGGCAACATTTAAGTGAAACTGGATCAGTACTAAGAGGAATGTATATTAATGAAGGAGgatcatcattatt encodes:
- a CDS encoding TATA-binding protein-associated factor, putative (2 probable transmembrane helices predicted by TMHMM2.0 at aa 1166-1188 and 1208-1230;~Similar to S. cerevisiae MOT1;~In S. cerevisiae: essential abundant protein involved in regulation of transcription, removes Spt15p (TBP) from DNA via its C-terminal ATPase activity, forms a complex with TBP that binds TATA DNA with high affinity but with altered specificity.) → MSRLDRLVVLLETGSTPFIRNTAADQLSDLAKAHPEDTINLLGRVYPYLKSKKWETRIAAARAFGGIVNNAPLWDPNSEKQIKLEKDTEQVFVKEELQTDPIVKKEFPQDEIIIKKEQDEELQKLTKNLSNLINFDSFSLQELIKCGTKLLASKSDDTDSDDYANDVTLLGRIKRHRSSIIPKEKTNPELSKENSPDPHVKEEPIVKQEHTGHQQQDIQTSASASPPPPPSGSNKPVSSARLKAMQRRRAKASAKNGANKIRSVDISQSSLSRQMMENGEGMDIDSKDSTPQFDVTSQQGGNKLVVETKTSELSPLLSQQNKVAGLIWQFQGVYELLLADLFDDQWEIRHGAALGLRELVKKHGKGAGRVMNKTQQENDTNNAATLEDLAVRICVIFVLDRFGDYVSDTVVAPVRESVAQTLAALLIHLNEDTVVKIFHCLNSMVLQKDMVPKCWEAKHGGILGVRYLVSVRTDILLANPAMFDDVVTMVLSGLKESDDDVQSVAALTLTPIASQFVTTRKNVIGTLLTVIWDCLVNLRDDLSASIGSVMDLLAKLCSHKEVIEIMQQDASENKDNSFENLVPRLFPFLRHSITNVRKAVLRTILEFLSIEDSSTKAWINAKALRLVYQNLLVEQNIDVLNLSAQVYEKLLLEMTNNNINIDVIFTKQSKSLLTLTMTPIGISRHTYSMNTTLIMRPSGEMLGPLQDDDCRGKKRKPDENTTDIPVEDLKVNIDSPIYKGDVMLVGYDKLIGMRCAASAAFGKTLSYMQSEETLLKIFEAILGYLKSSHATSVLLSAFIVEEYATALKQRGLKPNEKIVALLSETFNQVLSEPESLPHFRELVPTLKSVRTSCLQLFDVFVTAGKISPSRIPQIPVVVQGEAEAGPGAFGLDTAEKICNENFVKLKKHLSASHRLSANQALEDAKHRISVAMEESQLAFTSRANSIFAGFAAASLALAGVPKKLNPIIKSLMESVKSEETLVLQKRSVFSVARLVQQLVDVGKKGASDKIVKNLCAFLCVDTSEVPEFHHNVGFKDNILSLRKEEAQIDPTDVAAHERAVREAKVKRNGALMTLDQLLHIYGSKLFDQVAKLKEMMIEPLRYLSQTEEVSQDELKGQSVIDALGILRALFPKMDKALYPEITDNLDLFLPGLQSEYSVFRYSTAKCLATICSVIPAKAFIFIVNSVLPMLKNAGDVKQRQGAIETVYHISAAMGAGILPYVMFLIVPVMGRMSDSDHDVRVLAATTFASIIKLVPLEAGIPDPEDMPQELLEGRDRERDFIQQMMDPTKIKPFDLPVTIKATLRKYQQEGVNWLAFLNKYHLHGILCDDMGLGKTLQTICIVSSDHHIREEKFKETKSAEYRKLPSLVICPPSLIGHWEQEINQYASFMKVLVYAGNPSIRIPLRSQIPDVDVVVTSYDVCRNDVDSLTKHDYNYCVLDEGHIIKNASSKLSKSVKRVKAEHRLILSGTPIQNNVLELWSLFDFLMPGFLGTEKVFHEKFAKPIAASRNSKTSSKEQEAGALAMESLHKQVLPFMLRRLKEDVLSDLPPKIIQDYYCELSDLQKKLYKDFAKTQKESIKTEVQGSEKEGKTHVFQALQYMRKLCNHPALVMSEQHPKFAEINKFLIARNSDLRNIEHSPKLLSLKNLLLECGIGSQDSEYNNSSKKKSLQHQQQQQLISADGVISEHRALIFCQLKDMLDIVENELLRKYLPSVTFMRLDGSTDPRDRQSIVRKFNEDPSIDVLLLTTKVGGLGLNLTGADTVIFVEHDWNPMNDLQAMDRAHRLGQKKVVNVYRLITKDTLEEKIMGLQKFKMNIASTIVNQQNAGLQSMDTNQLLDLFDVDDTGNGNGNGGKIEEPIKEETDTNGGGGPANGDIPDDITGGLTGKAAGAVGELADLWDESQYEEEYNLDNFIKTLK